gaatttagATCTGTAAAGGAATTGTGAAtaacgttgtaaaatattagcGATTATTTCGATATGTTTACTATGCACAAAGATGCCGCAAAATTTGCTATGTctatattaatcttatttgtTCGAATGGAATTCGTACGTTCTGCATTATTTGATCCCGTCACGATTAAAACGTAAGCTAAAAActagtgaaaaaaatatttgtatagtTGCGATGCGTGTATGAGTATTAAACACAGCACTTTGACGAAAGAAGTCGTTAATGCATAAGATTTgctaaaatagtaaaatttattatctatattaaatCGAACCTTGCTGGATGTAttacatgttaaaataaattctctcgATATCAtctgttttacttttcacaaAAACGCATATGAGAAAGAAAGTTACTGGAAAAATAGCGAAAcaagtttaaattatttcaactttaattaaaagtaaatttaatattacgataaaattgattgaagaTCAAGTTTTGAAAATGATTTCTTTTCCTAAGAAAAATCGCGATCGATCCTTTATCGATTCCGAAATCCCCTTTCTATAACCTTGCGCATTGTCTGCTAACGTGGCTGATAAGTTGCGAATATCATTGTGTGGTATACCAAGCAGTAAGACTTCGAAAAGACAATCTCACGCtggcaaataaatatttgccaCAATGATAATCTAAACCCGTACACTCATCATAAAgtatgtgtataatatttcaataatatcgcagtaatattatacatttcgtattattttatttttgaataaaatgtttggcaaatcaaatattgtttcaacTTCAAAATTTGATGATCGCAGcgattacaataaaaatcacaAGGAAAGTAAAGTCTTTATTACGCTTATGAATTCCGATATTTTACAGAATCAGAAATTTCACGAAAATAtagacaatatttatcaatatttttcttcaaacaaaatttattcgaaaggTCATCGTCCGATCGTCGATTTAGTCCATGCATTACCTGCAACTTATTATCGATTGTAGCACGAAAGCAAGCCGTTGCGGGTTGCAAAGTAGTAAAGTAATGAATCAAACTGGCTTTCATGTTCATCGGATGCCAGACTGTTGAAACATCATACATCATCAGTATGCATGTAGAAGTTACAAGATTTTTACCCTATCACGTCCTTCGTACACGGAGCAAATATATTAACGCGctagtgtgtgtgtgtaatgtAAAAAAGCTGCGCCCgataaatatggaaatgaaaaCACGAAGTTTACAATGTATAGGGTGCTTGTAAATTACCCAATTTCAGCCCTGCACTTGCATCTACGCGAAGCGCACAAGTGGAGTTGCAGTAAATATTtctccatattttttattatcctttTCAGtgcttttttgaaatttaattttacatatattatttttctcatgcCTCAAAAGTATGTAATGtcttaattacataaattaatatataaattaatatcaaaaaacaCATAATCTCTCTTTGATGTGAGCACTTTACGGCCACGACGAAACTTTTAGATTTAATTCAGACAGAAACCATTttcggaaataaaaatttattttatcttaaacttcaaaaactaaaatatatattaagacattaatattttcttaaaaactgacagcatcgataaaaaaagaactgcAAAAGTATctggaaaatttattcatgTAGAATTAAATCGCAAAGGTTTCTTTTTGccggataaaaataattttatgcaaaataaaaaaaatctctgaTGTTTCAACTGTTAATTAACGAAGCAACTTTGTGGCCAAACAAGCGCGTCATTTCTATCTGGCCGAGCCATCGCTATTATGCAGAAGACGACACTGGTTTCGAGCAAGATTTACGTCGCTAAGCCCTCAATGGACCCTCAATGTTAGAATCTATATTAGGAACAACTAAATTAGATTTCGTATTGCCTTCGAAATCCAGTCATCGACGAATGAAAACTGGTAACTAGACGTGAAGGTTAACACGTTAATCGACCTCGAGACGTTCTTTGGATCGACCGACTTtgcggcgcgacgcgacgcgccgTGCCGTACCGCCCAGGAAACCCGAAGATGCTCGTTGACCCATTATAGCTCGCGGGATCCTGTTCTAATCAAAAACAATGTCCTTGGTAAGTCACGGCGGGTCAGCCCGAGCGTCTGTAAAAGCGATGTcgttccatttaaaatttccattttggACGCCCGCGAACGCTATTTTTGGGGGCGAGAGGTTCTCGACCCAGCGGTTCGTCACATGAAAAATATCGTATTTTTAGCATTTGATTGTAAATACTCGGGGCGAAATAAGAAACCTTTCAGATTTAATCCTTTTAAGAAGCCTAAAAGACGTTCTATTAAAGGCATCTGAAAGGTCAATCGGTATCAATAACATCATATCATTAAGTATGAAGTATCAATTCTAGGTCAGttagagatataaattataagaagCATTAGCATTATGCAAAAAGTTTCGCACACAAAGTGTGCTTCATCGTAAAATTATCTTGAAATCTCCGAAGAGACAAGTACTTAAATGACAACGTGCTGTACTCGGAAGAACAGCATATTCCTGAATATTTCTTGGGctttacttttcttttaatattgctACTCACTactatattttgtgaaatttcaaatttgcaaGCCCCGGCATCAAGTAtccttttttaaaagtaatatatgaCAGACTCATCCACCCACCAGACTCACTACAGTCTAATTTATAAAGAGTAAACAAGAAAAAGACACCGCACACCACCTAACTTGACGTCACCGCGTGGTTTCCGGTCGAGGAACAAGCGGCGGCGGCTCTCGTTCGGGAGTCTCGGCCACTGTGGACCGAAATCGGCCGGCGCGAGGGTGCAAATGAGGGTGTACGGGGGCAGTTCACGGTTGACCGCACGCCCTTCCGCATTAGCTGCGCGATTAAGGGAAGCTGACAGGTGTAAGCCAGTGCTTAATGAACACGTCTCCGCTGCTCAGTATTACCACTGGCGAGCTGAGTGTTTATAAGGAAAGCGGCCACCTTTTCGGCCACCACAAGACGCACACGCATCATCGAGTAACAATCGCCGGCACGCGCGCACGGTGAGTACCAAGCCGACCTTTCGCCACCTTTCGCCCCGCACGAGAAAGCGACGAATTTAGCACCGGCGTGAGGAGCACGCacgtacgcacgcacgcatacaCGTCGACctttaattgttaaatcaaATGGCAAATGTGCGCTCGCGATTACGATCGTGGCCCGAGTTTTACATGACTTATTTTTAGGTAGACCTTCGTGTCTGCATTCTCGCAGAAATATTCTTTGATTTAagagtattttaaaatactcgCCTTTCTCACGATAATATTCTCACGATcgttttctataataataaaatttagtaacACGCGATTGGTTTTCTTCCTacatttgtgatttttttttattttatagctgAGTTTAACGTGTTGTTTATACTGCGACGCCATAGTCTTTTGCAGTCTTTTACGGATAGATTCTCGTGGTCTCGCGGTGAATCTTGCAGTACTTTGCAAACTTTTCCCGATATTTATGACACGAGCGGCTCGCTCAGGCAATAAATATTGCGCATCACACCATATGGTTCttgaaaaaacaaatatcagAGCAAAGCAAAGTGCGATGCTAATGTCACGAGTAGAAGCCACGCTAGCCCTTTATCGATCACGATCGTTGACCGAGTCATGCAAGATGTGTCTCggtatttttttctgcatttcTTACCGCGAGTAATCGAGCGTACAGACTTAAAGCTCCCGCTAATGTCAAGAAAGTTTCTAGACGGTTCGTGCTTTCATACCTTCTATGTAACACAATTTTGGTGTGAATGTGATGGTAAGAATACAAACAAAACAGAAAGGCTGCGGACAAAGGCTGTCGCCTATTTCTCTCAGAACAGAACGACGAACGGAACGACTGGCTTCTCAGGTGCAAACACGTCTGATTATCAAAAGTAACTTCTCCTAAAATCTTGAGGTGCGAATTCAGATTGAAAGAGTGAAAATCAAAAGTTAACAGttctattaacattttaatgttaacGAAAACATCTCTGATAATCAATCATCACGAGCATCATTGGAGATACGATTTTTCCGTCGAGCACCGTAAGAGCATCGTGAAGAAGTATTCTTGTGCCAGATAAGTGAGGGTAAAAAAGTGAAAGAGGTATGTGCACTCCACTGcgttgtagaaaaaaaaacttgactATCGTGGATAAACCGGGGTAGCGAATGGGTAACGTCACGCGAGCCGCGCTATAGCTGAAGATTCTTCGTATTACCACAATGCCTTACGATTAACTTATCGCTGCATCACGTCCCTACACATCCGAGTTCTTTTCTTGGAAAAAAAGCTCGCGAAAAAGGTTTCGCTACCTTCTCGATCCAACAAACGTGACTTTCCTTAACGCGCTACAGCGGAGCTAAGCcggtattaataataattgggTGAAATATTTCAGATCTTCTAATTGTGCTATCATACTCGTGTTTTATTCAAACGCTTATAATATGTGCAATTGAATGAAATTTATCCGTAAATCTTATGCATAGTCggatacatattttattattataaccatcggattttaattacatatatttcggGCACGCATGCGGGAAACAAATCGCGACACGATCGTGATTACCGCTACCGTAATGTATGCAAATTACTGTATTATCGCGACACAAGTTCGCCGAGTGTGAGGGAGCGCGTTATTGTTTTCAAGATTCGCGAGACTTTTACTCCCGCGCAGAAAACCAGTCGCTGCTTTCTGATCACGTGCCCAGTAATGGGTCCTATTAGGGCTGGCTGATGAAAGTAGGACAGCAGTACTTTCCGCTTACGAAGACAATTGCTCGCGTATAGCGTTACTCCGCTAATTCAGTTGCAGGACTTGTGATCGTTTAAGAGGAGAGCAGCATCTGTCTAGCACTTGTAGATCGAGATCGGGACACGACAAAATCCTACAAATCCTACATACAGTTgctaaattcaaaatttcgtACGTTAGGAAAAATCTTATCCATTTCTGAGCTCGTATTCATATCGTAATCATTGTCCActttaatgttacaaattaccatataattattgaaactaTATTCtacaatcataaaaaattaagtcttTCGCAAAATTCCAGAAAcagatgataaaattttattccttgCTCAATTTTaactagattttattttattactgcatatatatacatattttcgaGCCGttaagatattatttaatttgagtTTTTGAATGAAGCAAATAGAACGATTGTATACGAAAGAAACGGACATTTACACACGCAGACTTTCACGCTATACCGAAACGCGCGGAAAAGGCAGACGTCTCCGCTGTGCGACAGACGGCAGCGATTGCGATCGTACCGGGAAGAGTGCACCGAGAGTACATCCGTACGATCTGGCTGTGGCACATGTTCGCGGACAACTGTCCAGACGCAATTGACCGTCTGTAGAGGCAGGAAGAATGCGGGACAAAAAAGAACGAGAAACTCTCTCgagctggctggctggctggccgGCCGGCCGACCGGCCGTATCTCGCGTGTCACCGCACCTCGTACACGACCTCCCGATAGAGGTCATTCAATTTGGAGACGATCGTTCGcagacgtcgtcgtcgtcgtcgtcgcgactCGCGCGACCCGCCGGCCGCACGAGAGACCGGGTGCGGTGCCGGCGGGGCGGGTGTGGAAAGAGGCGGCGGAATAGGAGAAATTAATTCGTATCAACGGCGAGTGCAGTCACACGAGCACAATGCACCTATCAAACCGGCGTTCAACGTGGAAATTTCTCCTTAAGTCGCGAATATACGTTCTCGGCGGGCACCGACCGTTCTCGCATTTTCCTCGTTATCCTGCGCCAGGGCTTCCGGTTCGAAAGGGCTTCGCTGCGAAAGCAATGTGGATCGATCGTGGCGAATTTCAACGGTGTTtggatttattaattgattcgCGAAATGAAGTTAAAGTGCAATCTCGATATGCTGGTCGCGATACCTTCGATTCCGTCGCGAGAATGCCGTTGTCGCGCCGACGAccaatttgattattttttaatcgacaTCAGCAAAACATGTagatatgattatataatattaaaaagtcaaattaagatttttttatcaagcaaCTTTATAACTGGATAGCGTATATatagaaagtaattttatttttgtttaacattgttaaaataactcacttgaaaaaaacgagatataatttatacgaaTTGGATATctttatcgaataaaaaagtataaaaatatcttacacaATTTCTTTGCATtacatagtattatatgtacacAATAAtcacgtgaaaaaaaaagaatatgtgtaattaatacgaatttgatatctttatcgaatgaaaaaatatgagaatatCTTATACAATTTCTTTGCATtacatagtattatatatacacaataatcacatgaaaaaaagaatttatacgaatttgatatttttgtcaaataaaaaaagatacaagaatttctttgtgtgtgtgtgtgtgtgtgtgtgtgtgtgtgcattaCATAGTAGTATATATACGCAATGATGAAGAAGAAACGTTAGTTGTTAAATGTGGTTTGATGGACACGGCGCAGTGCCGATCTTTGAACGCTAACGTCAATCAATTATTCGGTTAAATGATGGCATGAGACGATTTGCATTCAATCTTCGACAGAGTGTAGAATCATTAGACACGTCGCTTTTCTTAAGACCGATTGCTTCCCTCACTCGTCGTCCTCCCTCCTCGAACTGTttactctctttctcgctaTCCCACGACCACACTTGAATAAGGGACAACAAGCACAGGGGAAAAagaaacagagagaaagagagagaaagagccaCCTTACGCTAGTTCGTCAGCGACCTTCTGACGAGACGGATAACCGAACATCTCCCGGGACAGGTCTTCGTGACAATTGCGGTCAATCAGACTGGCATTGTCAGAAACGTGACCGCACGTTGCCAGTCGGAAGAGCCTGAGACGCTCGTCGGCGACCGAGCGGTCGAGACGTGCCTCGTCGATCTTCTCGGAGAGAAGCGTCGGATCCACGCTTGGCGATCGTCGCCGATTACCACCTGGCGATTTTCTCCACAGGCCGTAAAGTCCAACGGCTCGACGCAACCGTTGACCCGAGGCGTCACAAGATTATTAACGAGAGATCAGGCCAGGCGATCGGGTGGAACATCCTCATctcaaaaatctaaaaataacacACAGCTGCATCGGGAATACTCCTCgttgaggaaaaaaagatCCCAAGGAGGAAAATATACAACTGTGATCCACGAAACCTAAACGCCGAGCTAAAAATAACCCGACTACCGTGCCGTTGCGCTGCTTGACACGCCTGTAAGATCGGTGTCCTGGAGAACGGAGGAGAGTCCCGCGGCTCGATCGGCCGGAATCACGAGCTCGATCACGAACGGATTCCCCGCGGTCCATCGCACAATCGCGACTGCTTTCGGGACAGGTGGAGAAGAACGTGGAAGGTCTCGGAGAAGTGCTCGCGGATGGGCATCAATGTATCCCAGACAGTGGGAAGGATCGAGCGTGCCGAAAAGTCAACATTTCGTCGAGGCCCGACATCGTCTACGGAATATCTCATAATCGCTTTCCCATGAGAGAAACCAGCATCGCAGCGATCATCACTGTGATCACATCTCACCTATCGCATCCGCGACACCGTTCCACGTCGTCCGAGAAAAAGTGCCAGACTGTGATACTACACCGTGTGATAGAGAAATTGCCTTGTGATCCGCGTTTTACCTCAACGTACTCAGTAAGTCGCATTCTGCGCCCGCTTCTGTTTTAACTACCATTCTTATCGAAAATTCTGCATGTCCTCCACTGCGTAGAATACAATTATGATATCGggaaaaatatcttatatgaGAGAGAGCGGCTCTTGATGTGCGCCGGTTGTTTAGGCACCGAATAAAAGTTAGTTGTTGAGAGGAATATTTACATTCGCAATAAAATTCGACTATCGTAAAAGAATGTGCAACCGACAATTTATCGTTGTACAGCTGCCAATAAAGCAAAATGTTTTGTgataatatttccaaattgaACATTGTTtgagcaaaaattttatacaaattttataaatttttatcttaattaagcTCGGTGAATTTCCAGTATTTATTGAGCTAAATTTATCGCATCAAATTCGTATCAtcattctatatttaattttaattcgataTCGGCtcgacatttatttattaaaaacaagtcAACTTTGTGCTCTTTCAGTTTGATAACAAAACTGAATAAACTTCGCGTAAGATTTTTCCTCAACGCAACGTATCTGCCAAGATCCGTTATAACCGTTTTAAATCGTCGCTTGACAGATCAGAATCGTCTCGAGGGAGAGTAAATTATGCGAATCTCGAATTATTCGAGAACAACGGCTGGCATTAATTCCGCTAGGCATGGCTGCCTCAAGTGCTATGCGAGTCCTCCTCAAATTGACGCATATGATTGCAGCACGCTTGGTGCTCGTGCATCGTACAATTGTATCATTAGAGAGTGCATCTGCCTCTTAAAGTCTTGTTCATTCAAGTCATTTCTTCAAATTATACATTAGCCTGACACGGCGCGGTCGTAGATCACGTAAAAATTAACTAGAGAGAACTAGCatcagaattaaaataatcttaagAATTTCAGCCTTTAATCATCAATTAAagtgtttcaaatttttgtacacacacacacacacacaaatttaTGCGTGAAAAGTACGCAAGCGATGCCCTCGTTATTCGCAATACACGGGATTTCGTATATACgcgataacaaaattaattataccaCTTGGccttagaattaaaataatcttcataatttcaatgtttaattgttaattgaattgttttaaattttcgcTCGTAAATTTATGTACGCGGAAAGCACGCGAACGCACTCGAATTCTCGATTCGTTCTATTCAATTTGCATGGAATTTCATACGAGACGACGGAATTAATTAGCACTTAGTAttctaatttcataatttagaCGATTGTTTGCCTTCGTTTCTAAGATCAAACGTCGtgattaatatcaaataaatattagtctTCTGCGCACTTATTTCTTGAAATGTCTTCACATATACTTCACTTCTATTTTTCGATCGTTATCGTTGATGGATAAATCGCGCAAGATCGATTTGTATGACATGTTCGTCACAAGTGTCATATAGTTTTCTTATTCAAAGAACCGCAAGcacgtttatatttataagcaAACTCCGACGAGACTAAATTAAAACACGTCTCTTTATCGCTCATGAGTCACACGGCGGAATAATGCGGGATTCTCTATCAGTCTCTCGTGTATCACAATCAtaactttttctaaatttaacaTTCGAAGGAAGTAAACTCTGTAGAGTAACGAGCAAAAATACGCAATAATGATCACCGATCACGATCGATGCAAATGGCACTAAGTATCTCATTAATTCACAAAATACAATcgattgcatataaaaaagcAAGTATAAGCCAATTAAATGAGCGAACGAGCATATATGTCAAAAACTGCGTTCGTTTATCGACGAACAAGTGTTGTTTTCAATCCGCTGCTTTTCGAAGTTCTTTTGCAAAGTTAATCGAGATCTGCGCAGCATCGCGGCTGCGGAAATCGGCGCGGGTTCGCGCGCGATCGAGGCGAATTTGAGCGTCGTGATTTTTCAGCTGCTTCTTCCTCACGTTTGTCTATTCGAGAAAACGGAAAAGTTTTCTAGCTCTTTTGCGTACTTTGCGATCGCGCTCTAATCGAGAGAGTCGATCACCCCTAGCCGGTTCGCGCTCGATCGGACATAAGTACGCTCCCTCAAGAGCGCATATAAGTGCGGCCCGTTTAGTATCTTTCCGAGTGTTATATACACGTGTTTATTACTCGTGTCTGCCGGCGGTACTTCGCAGATAATACCAGAAGAAAAGACGAGgacaaaaatagaaatgcgCCGATCTTGCAAGAGAGAGCGGACGCGAGATAGGGAAAGAGAGCGAAAACGAGTGGTCCGGGGTGGCGGAGAGAGGAAGGGAATGTTCACTTCAAGTTACGGGACTTTTCGATATCGTGAAGTGCGTCTCTTCTTGAGAGAGCGCCGGGAGGATCTATGTAGTTCGGTACTGTTTACGATCGTTGGTAGCGCGCCGGACGAGAAGCCAATGAACGCCGCCATTATCGACACGGTAATTGCTGTTTGGTCTCACTTTACGCGAATTTGAAGCAGCACGATACGATGATATCTCACTTCGTGCACAAAAATACGGAATAATGCTAATTCGCAGAAATCGAGAGCTATCTAGGCGAATTTAATTGACTAAATTTATGCATTTCGGCAATCTATCTCGCTTTACTCTCATTCTTTATGAAGAAAGTGTATCTTTAATCAGATAAGATCTTCGCAACCCTCGCATAAAACGCAATTGTATGCAGGTTACGCGCGATTAGAAGGATATCAGGATGTCGTGTATCGCGTTCAGGCACACCGATGTACTTTTTCCTTGCTTACATCCATGGCGTGCCGGCGACGTGCGATCGCGCGCTTATCATTGTCGCGTTATGATACTGCAAGTCTCATCGTCCGCGCGTGTCGCGCTCGCAATAACAAACACATTTATTTACCTCGCTCGGCCTTTATTTTTCGTCGGTCGGATACGCAATTTCTCCAAGACAAAAGAGATTTATTGCAAGGACGATCGGCTATGCAAATGATGTACACCCACGCGAAATCTGGCTTCACGTAGAATTTATAACagaatcattaattttctattaaaattgatcCACTGTTGCTCCAGTTTTCGAATAATGAGAGCTTCGTTAAATcacgaatataaataaacgattCAATTGATCTCGCGCAATATATCGAAGGCGCAATAAGGCTCCTTAAGGATTACGGGCGTTGCATGCGTGTTTTCAGCGGCGCATCAGTAATCGCGAGGGAAAGATAAATAGAGTTAGATAACTTCGACATCAACATGCGCCGTTTTCTTTCAGTATATTGCTCGAACACTAATTCCCATCGCCACGATGTGCCGGAAATAGAAGTGGCATGCCCTATATTTGCGTAACTTGTTTTGAAGGAGGCAAGTCAATGTGTCTGCTGCGACAATGTCTGGCAGGCGTCTATCTGACAATATTGCTTACGCGAATTCATCGCGAATAAATTCCGCCAGCCTTGAAACGTCAAAATACAACGTTTTATATTTCCGGAAACTCAAGCCTATGCTGTCACGATTAAAAGCGACGTTTTAATACTGTCGTGCGGATAGATAATATCCCGTTTGGATAATTCGGCGATTGCGCGAAAGGTGAAATTGTCGTTAGTGAAATTATATGTTATACCATATTAATTCTCGTGCACACAATCGCGCATCAAGGCCACTGGccttatttctattttcgtTGATAACGCGATTAATCAAGTGTGACGTAGTCTGCAAAACAAGTCAACATTGTTCTAATCCAACCACACGCGATCATTAGTGAAACTTTAAGGGTATGTCGCAGAAATATTGTTGACCTATCCCAAGCAAACTGTAGAGTGTTACCTTATAATTCTTTTCCgcgcatatatttttacacgatgATTGCTGGAGCTCTCATGTGCCGTCAAGCTATCATCTTTTTGTTTCATGAACGATTTCATAAACGTAACAAAATTAAacgaaattaaattgaaattataattgaatataattaatcaaaatatttaaaatgtctaTAGAATGCCTTCGAGAAATTATCTGAAGAAGCGTTTGAAACAAACGTCGCACGTGCGATACTCTAAAATAACGAGAGTATCGGCATATTTCACAACGTAATAACGCAATTATGCTGGCGCTAACGTGTGAACAAAGGTCGTTCCTATAGACAAAGCGAGAAAAGCGTCTTTTTACTTTCTCTCGTTCTGTTGGAGACTCCGTCGTACCGCACGACACGcgtcctctctctttcttgagcgagatttatatttaagtaaaagatatctaaaaatagACGCACCCTACGCGACCGCTGGAATGCCACGCCGGCCGCGTATCCAATTAAGTTTCCCCGACATAAACAGAGGCAATAGCCAAGCTTCCCAGGCTGAGGTCTGGGATCCCAAATGGCGCAAGTCTCTACACTCGAATGACACTGTCACCTAAACGGACGGCTAGAAAAATAACCGAGTCGGATATCTGTCGATGTTGTGTAAAGTTCAGATatggtataataaaaaattattttagtaaacaGTTTGTCTGGCCCAGCCTagataattttactttcacTCATTTATTAGAGAACTGTGTGATGACATCAACAGACGATCGCTACTCCGCAATTTCTACCCGCTCCTAATAAGTGCACGCGTTTCTCACGCGTCTTAATCGTCTGAGATCATCGACATAAAGTTCGTTTTTCCTGATTATACAATATTGAAACGCaaagtaacaattttaatcagaCGCGGAAAATCGGAGTTCGATTTTTAAAGGAATTTCGAGTGTGATTTGTAACATTAAAGtgaataaagattaataagaTGACGAACCGATCTCGCGAACGAGATCGCACGAGCATGATGTGATTAAACGAGGATGGTGTTGCTTTCAGATGTCCGCGAATCGATTGAACGTGGTCGTGACCCTGGTGCTCGCCGTCGCGTTTCTCGCGGCGGAATCGGGGAACGCACAGGCGGATGGCTATCCGCAATTCGGCCCGAAACGACCCTCCATGAGCGCGCCGCAAAAATATTGCGGCAAGAAGCTATCCAATGCTCTACAGATAATCTGTGATGGCGTGTATAATTCCATGTTTAAAAAGAGTGTTCAAGGTGAGTATAAactaatcaaatttaaaaaagt
This DNA window, taken from Linepithema humile isolate Giens D197 chromosome 7, Lhum_UNIL_v1.0, whole genome shotgun sequence, encodes the following:
- the LOC105670049 gene encoding LIRP isoform X1; this encodes MRETSIAAIITVITSHLSHPRHRSTSSEKKCQTVILHRVIEKLPCDPRFTSTYSMSANRLNVVVTLVLAVAFLAAESGNAQADGYPQFGPKRPSMSAPQKYCGKKLSNALQIICDGVYNSMFKKSVQAPEEGNTGRIGNNFNYAGVQEMQMADYPVYSPFMSPTKAQGILDGRFAGRRRRESRGIHEECCLNACTISELSSYCGNLNN
- the LOC105670049 gene encoding LIRP isoform X2 translates to MRETSIAAIITVITSHLSHPRHRSTSSEKKCQTVILHRVIEKLPCDPRFTSTYSMSANRLNVVVTLVLAVAFLAAESGNAQADGYPQFGPKRPSMSAPQKYCGKKLSNALQIICDGVYNSMFKKSVQEMQMADYPVYSPFMSPTKAQGILDGRFAGRRRRESRGIHEECCLNACTISELSSYCGNLNN